One Silene latifolia isolate original U9 population chromosome 4, ASM4854445v1, whole genome shotgun sequence DNA segment encodes these proteins:
- the LOC141652923 gene encoding uncharacterized protein LOC141652923: protein MDSAKSWLHKFQPRDRFRSTSKKKDSGMAGREGSPSMLEDDTPSNITKQRVAAAKQYIEKHYKEQMKNLQERRERRSVLEKKLADADVSEEDQNNLLKFLEKKETEYMRLQRHKMGADDFELLTMIGKGAFGEVRVCREKTTGSVYAMKKLKKSEMLRRGQVEHVKAERNLLAEVDSNCIVKLYCSFQDEEFLYLIMEYLPGGDMMTLLMRKDTLTDDESRFYVAETVLAIESIHKHNYIHRDIKPDNLLLDRFGHLRLSDFGLCKPLDCSTLEENFEVGSGNGGSPTDDGSSKPRRTQQEQLQHWQKNRRMLAFSTVGTPDYIAPEVLLKKGYGMECDWWSLGAIMYEMLVGYPPFYSDDPMTTCRKIVNWKTHLKFPEEAKLTPQAKDLVSKLLCNVNQRLGSSGAAEIKAHPWFNGVDWERIYQMDAAFLPEVTDELDTQNFEKFDEVDNQSHATSKGGPWRKMLSSKDLNFVGYTYKNFEIVNDYQVPGMAELKKKDAKSKRPSIKSLFEEDSSDTSETTTSGDQSVQGSFLNLLPPQLEVSQSQTDALLQKFS from the exons ATGGATTCAGCCAAGAGTTGGTTGCATAAGTTTCAGCCCCGTGATAGATTCAGGTCTACGTCTAAGAAGAAGGATTCTGGAATGGCCGGCAGGGAAGGTTCACCTTCGATGTTAGAGGATGACACACCATCAAATATTACGAAACAAAGGGTTGCTGCGGCAAAACAATATATTGAGAAGCATTACAAGGAGCAGATGAAGAATCTGCAAGAGAGGAGAGAACG TCGGAGTGTGCTAGAGAAGAAGCTGGCTGATGCTGATGTGTCTGAAGAAGACCAGAACAATCTGCTCAAGTTTTTGGAAAAGAAAGAGACTGAATACATGCGCCTTCAAAGGCACAAAATGGGTGCTGATGATTTTGAGTTACTGACGATGATTGGCAAGGGTGCATTTGGGGAG GTCAGAGTTTGCAGGGAAAAGACTACTGGCTCCGTATATGCCATGAAAAAGCTGAAAAAGTCAGAAATGCTTCGTCGGGGACAA GTGGAACATGTGAAAGCAGAAAGGAATCTGCTCGCTGAAGTCGACAGCAATTGCATTGTGAAGCTTTATTGTTCATTTCAAGATGAGGAATTCCTGTATCTTATCATGGAGTATCTTCCTGGTGGTGATATGATGACTTTACTTATGAGGAAGGACACATTAACAGACGATGAATCGAGATTTTATGTAGCAGAGACTGTGTTAGCGATAGAATCTATCCACAAACACAACTACATTCACAG AGACATAAAACCCGACAACCTGCTGCTTGATAGATTTGGGCACTTGAGGCTGTCTGATTTTGGTCTTTGTAAACCATTAGATTGCAGTACCCTTGAAGAGAATTTTGAAGTAGGCAGTGGAAATGGAGGATCACCCACTGATGATGGCTCTTCAAAACCTAGGCGTACTCAGCAAGAGCAGCTTCAGCACTGGCAAAAAAACCGTCGAATGCTT GCGTTTTCCACCGTTGGCACACCTGATTACATCGCACCAGAAGTTCTACTAAAGAAGGGTTACGGAATGGAATGTGATTG GTGGTCGCTTGGCGCAATTATGTATGAAATGCTCGTAGGATATCCCCCTTTTTACTCAGATGACCCTATGACCACTTGTAGGAAG ATAGTAAATTGGAAAACCCATTTGAAGTTCCCTGAGGAAGCGAAGCTAACTCCTCAAGCAAAAGATCTTGTTAGCAAACTGCTGTGCAATGTCAATCAAAGACTAGGGTCGAGCGGTGCGGCTGAAATAAAG GCTCATCCCTGGTTCAACGGTGTGGATTGGGAAAGAATATACCAAATGGATGCTGCTTTTCTCCCTGAGGTTACTGATGAGTTAGACACACAAAACTTTGAGAAGTTTGATGAG GTCGACAATCAATCGCATGCAACATCAAAGGGTGGTCCTTGGAGAAAG ATGCTATCGTCCAAGGACCTTAACTTTGTGGGCTACACGTACAAGAACTTCGAAATTGTGAATGATTATCAAGTTCCTGGAATGG CTGAATTGAAGAAGAAAGACGCCAAGTCTAAGAGACCGTCGATCAAATCACTTTTTG AGGAAGACTCGTCAGATACATCAGAAACGACGACTAGTGGTGATCAATCTGTTCAAGGGAGCTTTCTAAATCTCTTACCTCCGCAGTTAGAAGTGTCCCAGAGTCAAACAGACGCCTTACTTCAGAAATTCTCCTGA
- the LOC141652925 gene encoding TOM1-like protein 2 gives MDKSKLATIGERLKSSSAQMSRIVTLKMNQMKELLQTPTPESRIVDQATSPSLESPDWGLNLRICSLVNGGELGGAEIVRAIKRKIVNCGDDDDEGKAQQRLALELLEVCAMNCEKVFSEIAAEKVVEEMVVSVIDNPKADREAKVRVLELVRAWGESEDLNYLPVFRQTYENLKGRAMSSHGDDGTFPATQYSLESYIDQQPVSPPASYPMPGTEPDGGPEVPYHYGSLSVEQKKEFLEITRNSLEVLSSLLSSTSDPKVVEDDLTINMLDKCKESQPVLQRIVQSTTDDESLLFEALNLNDELQKVISKFEEMHVSIEPSVQQSEEPKESEVIDAQPLVVVEASDVNDLINFKDDNTKLDGANVVKEDTSNSKPDVADLLKGDAECSEKSKGPTDKLG, from the exons ATGGACAAATCAAAATTAGCAACAATAGGAGAACGCCTAAAATCAAGCAGCGCACAAATGTCAAGAATCGTAACCCTAAAAATGAATCAAATGAAGGAACTTCTCCAAACTCCAACTCCTGAATCTCGAATCGTCGATCAAGCAACTTCACCATCGTTAGAATCACCTGATTGGGGTCTTAACCTCCGTATATGTTCCTTAGTCAACGGCGGCGAGCTTGGCGGCGCGGAGATAGTGCGCGCGATCAAGCGGAAGATTGTTAATTGCGGCGACGATGATGATGAGGGGAAAGCGCAGCAGAGACTGGCTTTGGAGTTGTTGGAAGTGTGTGCGATGAATTGTGAGAAGGTGTTTTCGGAGATCGCGGCGGAGAAAGTTGTGGAGGAGATGGTTGTTAGTGTTATTGATAATCCGAAAGCGGATAGGGAGGCGAAAGTTAGGGTTTTGGAGTTGGTTAGGGCTTGGGGTGAGTCTGAGGATTTGAATTATTTGCCTGTTTTTCGACAGACTTATGAG AATCTGAAAGGAAGGGCCATGTCGTCACACGGAGATGATGGAACTTTTCCAGCCACGCAATATTCGTTGGAGTCATACATTGACCAGCAGCCAGTCTCACCACCTGCGAGCTATCCCATGCCTGGTACAGAGCCTGATGGAGGACCAGAAGTGCCTTACCACTATGGCAGCCTGTCAGTAGAACAAAAGAAGGAATTTCTAGAAATTACCAGGAATAGCCTTGAAGTTCTCTCTAGTCTGTTGAGCTCCACGTCAGATCCCAAAGTTGTTGAG GATGACTTGACTATCAACATGCTGGACAAGTGTAAGGAGTCTCAACCTGTGCTCCAAAGAATAGTCCAGAGCACAACTGACGACGAAAGCTTGCTATTCGAGGCGCTGAATCTGAACGACGAGCTTCAGAAAGTCATTTCAAAGTTTGAGGAAATGCATGTCTCAATCGAGCCAAGCGTGCAACAATCTGAGGAGCCAAAGGAATCAGAAGTCATTGACGCCCAGCCGCTTGTTGTAGTAGAAGCTTCAGATGTGAATGACTTGATAAATTTCAAAGACGACAATACCAAACTTGATGGAGCAAATGTTGTCAAAGAAGATACGAGTAATTCGAAACCTGATGTAGCAGATCTTCTCAAAGGGGACGCGGAATGCAGTGAAAAAAGCAAGGGGCCTACTGATAAACTGGGATGA